One genomic region from Nitrososphaerales archaeon encodes:
- the rrp41 gene encoding exosome complex exonuclease Rrp41, with product MGRLIDENGLRVDGRRVNELRPIKIEVGVLKNADGSASIELGKNKIVAAVYGPKEVHPKHMARPDRSILRCRYHMSPFSTETRKSPAPSRREIEISKVIREALEPALILEDYPRTAIDVYIEVLQADGGSRVAGITAAATALADAGINMRDLVTGCAAGKVDGQIVLDLNDIEDKEGEVDMPIAVMLNLNQVTLFQLEGILTPEEFKRAFEMALEGCKKIYQIQREALIKKYFGSAEPIQVE from the coding sequence TTGGGAAGGTTGATCGATGAAAATGGTTTAAGAGTCGATGGTAGAAGGGTTAATGAGCTCAGACCGATAAAGATAGAGGTGGGTGTTTTGAAGAATGCAGATGGTTCAGCGAGTATAGAGCTCGGTAAGAATAAGATCGTCGCGGCCGTCTATGGCCCTAAAGAGGTCCATCCCAAACATATGGCAAGGCCCGACCGCTCGATCCTCAGATGTAGATACCACATGTCCCCATTCTCTACGGAGACCCGAAAGAGCCCTGCACCATCTAGAAGAGAAATAGAAATTTCGAAGGTTATAAGAGAGGCATTGGAGCCCGCTCTGATCCTAGAGGATTATCCGAGGACTGCCATCGATGTTTATATAGAGGTGCTTCAGGCCGATGGTGGTTCAAGGGTTGCTGGTATCACGGCCGCTGCTACAGCACTCGCCGATGCTGGGATCAATATGAGAGATCTTGTAACAGGTTGTGCAGCGGGTAAAGTAGATGGCCAGATCGTCCTCGATCTTAATGACATAGAGGATAAAGAAGGTGAGGTGGATATGCCGATCGCGGTCATGTTAAATCTAAATCAGGTGACTTTATTCCAATTGGAGGGAATACTTACCCCAGAGGAGTTTAAACGGGCTTTTGAAATGGCTCTGGAAGGTTGTAAAAAGAT